The Natrarchaeobius halalkaliphilus genomic sequence CGAGAGAGCCTCCGGATCAGTTGGCGGTCGATCCGCTCGCACAAACTTCGATCGACGCTGACGACGCTCGGCGTGATAATCGGCGTCGCCGCGGTGATCACGTTCATGGTGCTCGGATCGGGATTCTCCCAGAGCATCGTTGGAGACATCGAGGCCGATCAGGAGCCGGTGATGACCGTCCACACGCAAACCGAACCCGAAGATGGCTTCGGTATCATGCCGGTCGATACGCCGATCTACACCGAGACTGATATCGAGGAACTCGAGGAGGTCGACGGCATCGAGTTCGTCGCGCCCGACGGATCGCTCGATCTGGTACAGACCTCGGCTGACGACGAGCAGGTGACGGGCGTTATCGACGCCCACGCGACGACTGCAGATCGATTCGAACACGGCTCGCTCGTCGACGGAGAAACCTTCAGCGGCGACGACGAGGTCGTCATCAACGAGCAAACGAGCCAGCTGTTCGAGGAGAACCTCTCGACCGATGACGAACTCACGCTGACCTTCGAGGACGGGGAGTCTACGACCGTCACCGTCTCGGGCGTCGTCGAAGCCGAACTCGGGGATCAGATGCCGCCCCAGCTGTTCCTCCCCGTCGATCCGTACTACACGACGACCGTCGAAACGCCGGACGGCGACGAGGAGCGTGCCTATCCCTCGCTCGAGATGCGCGCCGAGAGCATCGACGACGTCGACGATGCCCAGAACTCGGTGATCGACTACCTCGAATCGGACTCCCACGCGGCCGAACTCAAGCAATCGGACGACGAAATTCAGGTACAGACCGTCGAGGACGCGATCGATCAGTTCATGGACCTCGTCGATCAGCTCACGGTGTTCATCGGTGCCGTTGCCGGAATCGCACTCGTCGTGGGCTCGATCGGCATCGCCAACATCATGATCGTCAGCGTCACCGAACGAACGCGCGAGATCGGGATCATGAAAGCCGTCGGTGCGACGAAACGAGACGTCATGCAGCTCTTTCTCGTCGAATCCGTTATTCTGGGGATGATCGGCGCACTCGTCGGGGTGGGACTCGGTCTCGCCATCGGCTATCTCGGCGTGAATTTCCTCGAGTGGCCGATGGCGTATCCGATCGACTGGATCGGGATCGCGATCGCCATGGGTGTCGGAGTCGGCGTCGTCTCGGGACTCTATCCCGCCTGGCGGGCCGCTCGCGTCGATCCGATCGAGGCACTGCGTCACGAATGAGCGACCACGTTTCATTGCGATCGGCCTCGAAGAACGAGTATGAGCGACTCGAGGGTCATCGCTGAACTCACGCTCGTCCACCCTGAACTCGTGTTGACGCCGACGATAGAAGCCGTTCCGGAGATGACCATCGAACTCGAGTACCAGGCGATCGCGAGCCCGGAATCGTACTTTCTCTTTTTCGAGGTCTGTGGCAATCATCTCGATCGGTTCGATCGCGCGATCGAGAGCGATCGAACGGTATCGGAACCGACCGCCCTCATCGACGACGACGAGTGTCGGATTTACCGAGTGCGAGTGTCCTCTCTCGACCGACTCGTCCTGCCTCGAGCGGCGGAACTGGGGATTCGCGTCCTCCGTACCGAAGCGGGAAGCGGTGGATGGATACCGACGCTCGAAATCCCCGAACTCGAGGCGTTACAGGAGTTCCGTGCCTACTGTGAACGACGGGAGATCTCGTTTAGCGTCGATCGGCTCTATCACGCCGAGAAGGGCGAACGAGCCGGTGAGTTCGGTCTGACGCCGATCCAGCGAGAGACGTTGCTCGTGGCGTACGAGGAGGGCTACTTCGACGATCCGCGCGGAACGTCGATGGCGGATCTCGCGGAGACGCTCGGCGTTTCCTCCTCGGCAGTCAGCGGTCGTCTTCGGCGGGGGATGGAAACGTTGATCGAGAATACCATACAATAGCTATTTAAGAACACTAGATAAGATCTAACTACAAACATCCTAATCGAATTTAGTACGACAGAACTCGGAACCGGATATAAAACCCGAAATATGCCATCCATCGACTCAACCCGCCGACGAGTGTACACGAATACATGGGGAGCCTCTTGACCCAACACGACCATCGCCCCGTTCACCGGGCCCATTTCGATCCGCTCTCTTCGAACCAGCTCTCGAGTACGATTATCGAAGCGATCTCCACCGTCGAGGACGAGTCACCGCTCGAACTGACCCCGCTGTACGAAACGATCGATCTGGAAGCACTGGAACAACTCCTCACTCATTCGGTTTCAGCCGAATCGAGCGACGATTTCGTCGTCGAGTTCAGCGTCGATAACTGGGACGTGACCGTTATCGGTGACGGCCAGGTACTTATTCACGACAACCCGACTGATTCCGAAACGGCTCGCGAACACGATCGGTGACACGGACGAGAGTCGAGCCGTGCACGACGCGGTCGTCCCTGTCGGGAACTCGAGTTGGAACGTGACGTGTTCGTCGACGTCGTCGAACGGGACGCCACTCGGGTGGCTTCTCGCAGATGACGTGCTTTCCACGTTCGGCGGCCGCGATCGCACAGTTTTTGTGAAACGCGTTAGGTGTCGCGACGTAAATACCTTCTCGGGAGTCGTGGGCGTTGTAGGACCCGCAACGAAAAGGGACAATTGCACGACTGTCCAACTGTCACGGTGACCGACCACTTCGGTTCGATCGAGCAATGACAACTGTTTATCCTCCTCCCCCTCCCGATAGTCCGTACGAAATACTCGATCGGCGCGATCGAAGGAAAAAGTTATTCAATAGACGCCAGTGATATGCGATTACCCACAGGTGACGTAATATGGTCAAGATGGAAACCGCAGAGCTGGAAACCGATTTAAGTCTGTTCAAATACGACAATCTCGAGCAGCTCCCGACGAGATACCGTGAGCTCGATGAAGCCGAACGAACCGAACGCATCGAGGCAGCGCTCGGTGAGCTCGGTGACGACGTCGTGATCCTTGGCCACAACTATCAGCGCCGAGAGATCGTCGAGCACGCGGATTTCATCGGAGATTCCTACCAGCTGTCGAAACAGGCGTCCGAGGCCGACGCGAAGTACGTGATCTTCGGTGGCGTGACGTTCATGGCCGAGTCGGCTGACATTATCACTGCCGACGACCAGACGGTGATCCTCCCGAGTATGGAGGCGTCGTGTCCGATGGCCGGCATGGCCGAAGCCCTCCAGGTTGATGCCGCGTGGGCTGAGATCACCGATGCCGCGCCCGAGGCGAACATCGTTCCGATCACCTACATGAACTCGTACGCGGATCTGAAAGCGTTCTGTGCGAGCCAGGGAGGACTCGTCTGCACATCCTCGAACGCCCACCGTGCTTTCGAGTACGCGTTCGAACAGGGCGACAAGGTCCTCTTTTTGCCGGACAAACACCTCGGTGAGAACACCGCTCACCGACTGGACATGGAAGACGAAATCGTCGAGTGGGACCCCTGGGATTCCGACGGAAAGGACGCCGAAACGGTCGCCGAGCAGGATATCATCCTCTGGGACGGCTACTGCCAGGTCCACGAACGCTTCCGACCGGATCACATCGAACAGATCCGTGCCGATCACGAGGACGCGAACGTGATCGTCCACCCCGAGTGTCGTCGCGAGGTCGTCGAAGCCGCCGATAAGGCAGGATCGACGGCGACCATCTGTGAGACGATCGAAAACGCAGCTCCGGGTGAGACGTGGGCGATCGGTACCGAGATCCACCTCACGAAGCACCTCCAGCGATGGCACCCCGAGGTGAACGTTCTTCCCCTCTGTGGCGACGCCTGTATGGACTGTAACGCC encodes the following:
- a CDS encoding ABC transporter permease, coding for MNLRESLRISWRSIRSHKLRSTLTTLGVIIGVAAVITFMVLGSGFSQSIVGDIEADQEPVMTVHTQTEPEDGFGIMPVDTPIYTETDIEELEEVDGIEFVAPDGSLDLVQTSADDEQVTGVIDAHATTADRFEHGSLVDGETFSGDDEVVINEQTSQLFEENLSTDDELTLTFEDGESTTVTVSGVVEAELGDQMPPQLFLPVDPYYTTTVETPDGDEERAYPSLEMRAESIDDVDDAQNSVIDYLESDSHAAELKQSDDEIQVQTVEDAIDQFMDLVDQLTVFIGAVAGIALVVGSIGIANIMIVSVTERTREIGIMKAVGATKRDVMQLFLVESVILGMIGALVGVGLGLAIGYLGVNFLEWPMAYPIDWIGIAIAMGVGVGVVSGLYPAWRAARVDPIEALRHE
- a CDS encoding helix-turn-helix domain-containing protein; the protein is MSDSRVIAELTLVHPELVLTPTIEAVPEMTIELEYQAIASPESYFLFFEVCGNHLDRFDRAIESDRTVSEPTALIDDDECRIYRVRVSSLDRLVLPRAAELGIRVLRTEAGSGGWIPTLEIPELEALQEFRAYCERREISFSVDRLYHAEKGERAGEFGLTPIQRETLLVAYEEGYFDDPRGTSMADLAETLGVSSSAVSGRLRRGMETLIENTIQ
- the nadA gene encoding quinolinate synthase NadA — its product is MVKMETAELETDLSLFKYDNLEQLPTRYRELDEAERTERIEAALGELGDDVVILGHNYQRREIVEHADFIGDSYQLSKQASEADAKYVIFGGVTFMAESADIITADDQTVILPSMEASCPMAGMAEALQVDAAWAEITDAAPEANIVPITYMNSYADLKAFCASQGGLVCTSSNAHRAFEYAFEQGDKVLFLPDKHLGENTAHRLDMEDEIVEWDPWDSDGKDAETVAEQDIILWDGYCQVHERFRPDHIEQIRADHEDANVIVHPECRREVVEAADKAGSTATICETIENAAPGETWAIGTEIHLTKHLQRWHPEVNVLPLCGDACMDCNAMRQIDPNYLTWVLEELIEGRERNVIEVAPEEKDLAKVALDRMLEI
- a CDS encoding HalOD1 output domain-containing protein — its product is MGSLLTQHDHRPVHRAHFDPLSSNQLSSTIIEAISTVEDESPLELTPLYETIDLEALEQLLTHSVSAESSDDFVVEFSVDNWDVTVIGDGQVLIHDNPTDSETAREHDR